In one window of Frigoriglobus tundricola DNA:
- a CDS encoding WD40 repeat domain-containing protein codes for MIVIRAAQDIINGVAFSPDGRLIAAACADGWLKVWDAARVGTGDPLWVDQFHGLSTSHVQFSPDGKLIFVSGSHGAGVWTTATGPPGAALPSTRSARGPASVVVCSRDGQFVAWAGGFRGSTNRIAVARIKPRGFHKSFSGHDDEIGILAASPDGLISGSADRKIRFWTWASGHLYHELSLRGFVRTLAVAPGGEWLAGSCAKSILLWPLHRSTGVKHARPGKPRELRGHTKRVSCVEFATDGATLVSAGDDGTLRLWDVATGAERRVLDPGLGALHWLAFAPDGLTLAFTSDKGHLGVLDLDG; via the coding sequence GTGATCGTCATTCGAGCGGCACAGGACATCATCAACGGGGTCGCGTTCAGCCCGGACGGGCGACTGATTGCGGCGGCGTGCGCCGACGGGTGGCTGAAAGTGTGGGACGCCGCACGGGTCGGTACGGGCGACCCGTTGTGGGTGGACCAGTTTCACGGACTCAGTACGAGCCACGTGCAGTTCAGCCCGGACGGGAAGCTCATCTTCGTGTCCGGCAGTCACGGCGCGGGTGTTTGGACGACCGCGACCGGCCCACCAGGCGCCGCGCTGCCCAGCACCCGGTCCGCGCGGGGGCCGGCGAGTGTGGTCGTCTGTTCACGCGACGGGCAGTTTGTCGCATGGGCCGGCGGCTTTCGTGGAAGCACCAATCGGATCGCGGTCGCCCGCATCAAGCCGCGCGGGTTCCACAAGTCGTTCAGCGGGCACGACGACGAGATCGGCATTCTCGCGGCGAGCCCGGACGGGCTGATCTCCGGCAGCGCGGACCGGAAGATCCGGTTCTGGACCTGGGCCTCCGGCCACCTGTATCACGAATTGTCGCTGCGCGGGTTCGTCCGCACGCTCGCGGTGGCGCCCGGGGGCGAGTGGCTCGCCGGGTCGTGCGCGAAATCGATCCTGCTGTGGCCGCTCCACCGCTCGACCGGAGTGAAGCACGCGCGGCCGGGCAAGCCGCGCGAGCTGCGCGGGCACACCAAGAGGGTATCGTGCGTCGAGTTCGCGACCGACGGTGCGACCCTGGTTTCGGCGGGCGACGACGGCACGCTGCGGTTGTGGGACGTGGCGACCGGCGCCGAGCGGCGCGTCCTCGACCCGGGCCTCGGCGCGCTGCACTGGCTCGCGTTCGCCCCGGACGGCCTCACGCTCGCGTTCACGAGCGACAAGGGCCACCTCGGCGTGCTCGACCTCGACGGCTGA
- a CDS encoding WD40 repeat domain-containing protein, translating into MIVIQPHTACVNVAAFTPNGRSLASVSQDGWAKVWDPAALHTGRPLWEVDAETDEGDGAGWRLNSGLSHAQFTADGKWLITSGWGRHLRAWDAKTGKPKWEVHKPDGYGGVGTLVVSRDGTRVAFAGGYIGIPERVFVLDTKTHTVVKTLRGHDNACGALAAGPEGLASGGADKHVKFWSWDTGRCYHDLALRGVVRGLVFSPDGSRLAAAGGSAVFVWDMVAPTRGTRRGREDPAAGAAAKKGRRKPGGLRQFRGHTDQIQCLDFAPDGATIASSAHDGTVRIWDPASGAELRAFAPQVGKLHHVAFAPDGLTLAFTSERGHLGVLDLDG; encoded by the coding sequence ATGATCGTCATCCAGCCGCACACCGCCTGTGTGAATGTCGCCGCGTTCACCCCGAACGGGCGCTCGCTCGCGTCCGTCTCACAGGACGGCTGGGCGAAGGTGTGGGACCCGGCGGCCCTCCACACCGGCCGACCGCTCTGGGAGGTGGACGCCGAAACCGACGAGGGCGACGGGGCCGGTTGGCGGTTAAATTCCGGGCTGTCGCACGCGCAGTTCACCGCGGACGGCAAGTGGCTCATTACCAGCGGATGGGGCCGGCACCTGCGGGCGTGGGACGCGAAAACGGGCAAGCCGAAGTGGGAGGTCCATAAGCCGGACGGGTACGGCGGCGTCGGAACCCTCGTCGTTTCGCGCGACGGCACGCGGGTGGCGTTCGCCGGCGGGTACATCGGCATCCCGGAGCGGGTGTTCGTACTGGATACGAAGACCCACACGGTCGTGAAAACGCTCCGGGGGCACGACAACGCGTGCGGCGCGCTCGCGGCCGGACCGGAGGGGCTGGCCTCCGGCGGCGCCGACAAGCACGTGAAATTCTGGTCGTGGGACACCGGCCGGTGCTACCACGACCTCGCCCTCCGGGGCGTCGTGCGCGGGCTCGTGTTCTCACCGGACGGCAGCCGGTTGGCCGCCGCGGGCGGGTCGGCGGTGTTCGTGTGGGACATGGTAGCGCCGACGCGTGGCACCCGGAGGGGGCGGGAGGACCCCGCGGCGGGTGCCGCAGCAAAGAAGGGCCGACGCAAGCCCGGTGGGCTGCGGCAGTTCCGCGGCCACACCGATCAGATCCAGTGCCTCGACTTCGCACCGGACGGCGCCACGATCGCCTCGTCCGCCCACGACGGGACCGTCCGCATCTGGGACCCGGCGAGCGGGGCCGAGCTCCGGGCGTTCGCCCCCCAGGTGGGCAAGCTGCACCACGTCGCGTTCGCCCCGGACGGTCTGACGCTCGCGTTCACCAGCGAAAGGGGGCACCTGGGCGTCCTCGACCTGGACGGCTGA
- a CDS encoding ATP-grasp domain-containing protein: MKKVGVIVGREWSFPPRFIDEVNGRNAGVVAEFAKLGGTRMDEAVPYAVLVDRISHEVPYYRSYLKHAVLEGVTVINNPFMWTADDKFFGASLCQKLGLAHPKTVALPNKDYVPGIVKTESLRNLEYPINWQAILDYVGLPCILKDAHGGGWRGVYVCHSVEELIRYYDGSGLLTMIAQEFIKWDRYVRCMCLGRNLVLPMPYDTNNRRYVPDPNYLTPALTERVIADSLKLVGALGYDMNTVEWAIKDGVPYAIDFMNPAPDMDVNSLTPEYFEWVVKHMADLVIDRALNPAPQLTELKWSKLF; the protein is encoded by the coding sequence CGGGCGTCGTCGCGGAGTTCGCCAAGCTGGGCGGCACCCGCATGGACGAGGCGGTCCCCTACGCGGTGCTGGTGGACCGGATCTCGCACGAGGTGCCGTACTACCGCAGCTACCTCAAGCACGCCGTCCTCGAGGGCGTGACCGTCATCAACAACCCGTTCATGTGGACGGCGGACGACAAGTTCTTCGGCGCGTCGCTGTGCCAGAAGCTCGGCCTCGCGCACCCCAAGACGGTCGCGCTGCCGAACAAGGACTACGTGCCGGGCATCGTGAAGACGGAGAGCCTCCGCAACCTCGAGTACCCGATCAACTGGCAGGCGATCCTCGACTACGTCGGGCTGCCGTGCATCCTCAAGGACGCCCACGGCGGCGGCTGGCGCGGCGTGTACGTGTGCCACAGCGTCGAGGAGCTGATCCGCTACTACGACGGCTCCGGGCTGCTCACGATGATCGCCCAGGAGTTCATCAAGTGGGACCGGTACGTGCGGTGCATGTGCTTGGGCCGGAACCTGGTGCTGCCGATGCCCTACGACACCAACAACCGCCGGTACGTCCCGGACCCGAACTACCTCACGCCCGCGCTGACCGAGCGGGTGATCGCGGACTCGCTCAAGCTGGTGGGCGCCCTCGGCTACGACATGAACACGGTCGAGTGGGCGATCAAGGACGGGGTGCCCTACGCCATCGATTTCATGAACCCGGCCCCGGACATGGACGTGAACTCGCTCACGCCGGAATATTTCGAGTGGGTCGTCAAGCACATGGCCGATCTGGTGATCGACCGCGCGCTGAACCCCGCGCCGCAACTCACCGAGTTGAAATGGAGTAAGCTGTTCTGA
- a CDS encoding WD40 repeat domain-containing protein → MRIFVIAAWCLALGGAATGADTKSFPVARVLEVDSGHSTSFAFSPNGRVLAVVDGVCVRFWNPRSGKEVAAPWKLETDPQIIGIALFLAFVDDKTIAMSRNRDDITLREYPSGRQVHSIRFDHPVSSDCWVVAPGLLACAAMHNNKYDVSLLTGPKWEASWRVVLDRESPQSLAFSPDRSELAVGMKEGPLRVYSVKDGKPLRTAAREKFPVEDVHKIVYSPDGLEFAFRPAVHLRSGPCEGLALLDANFTALRVIPWGGPGGRGYDPVDCQFSADGKTLIVPCRSNTVRLYERQTGKLRHIGMVPAQWHRFAVSPDGKLFVAGNSRKMAVVDWRAAAPDTGLAGDPTTLWADLASPDSAKGYRAVAALGARPADAVKLIGDNLKPAAVPAAATVNALVADLAADDFATREAAQKELAKLLEAVEPELRAAVKSDAPERRARARELLKVLARGDHPDRLRALRAVEVLEYIDTPAARDVLKALAAGAAGASLTRDAAAALTRLHALDPKP, encoded by the coding sequence ATGCGGATCTTTGTGATCGCGGCGTGGTGCTTGGCGCTCGGCGGGGCGGCCACCGGTGCCGACACCAAATCGTTCCCGGTTGCGCGGGTGCTCGAAGTCGATTCGGGTCACTCGACCTCCTTTGCCTTCTCCCCGAACGGGCGGGTGCTCGCTGTCGTGGACGGGGTCTGTGTTCGGTTCTGGAACCCGCGGTCGGGAAAAGAAGTGGCCGCACCCTGGAAACTCGAAACCGATCCCCAGATCATCGGCATTGCCCTTTTCCTGGCGTTCGTGGATGACAAGACGATCGCCATGAGCCGCAATCGCGACGACATCACTTTGCGGGAGTACCCCTCCGGGCGCCAGGTCCACTCGATCCGTTTCGACCACCCCGTGAGTTCGGACTGCTGGGTCGTCGCGCCGGGCCTGCTCGCCTGTGCCGCGATGCACAACAACAAGTACGACGTCTCGCTTCTGACGGGGCCGAAGTGGGAGGCGTCCTGGCGCGTGGTGCTCGATCGCGAGTCCCCTCAATCACTCGCGTTTTCACCCGACCGGAGCGAACTGGCGGTCGGTATGAAAGAGGGACCGTTGCGGGTCTATTCTGTCAAAGACGGCAAGCCGCTCCGCACAGCGGCGCGGGAAAAATTCCCCGTCGAGGACGTGCACAAGATCGTTTACTCTCCGGATGGGCTCGAGTTCGCCTTCCGGCCCGCCGTGCACCTCCGCTCCGGCCCGTGCGAGGGGCTCGCGCTTCTCGACGCGAACTTCACGGCACTGCGGGTCATTCCCTGGGGCGGACCGGGTGGTAGGGGCTACGACCCCGTCGACTGCCAGTTCAGTGCCGACGGGAAGACGCTGATCGTTCCGTGCCGCTCGAACACGGTCCGGCTGTACGAGCGACAAACCGGCAAGCTCCGCCACATCGGCATGGTCCCGGCGCAATGGCACCGGTTCGCCGTATCACCCGACGGCAAACTGTTCGTGGCCGGGAATTCGCGCAAGATGGCCGTGGTGGACTGGCGCGCCGCGGCCCCGGACACGGGGCTCGCGGGGGACCCCACGACCCTCTGGGCCGATCTCGCTTCGCCCGACAGCGCGAAGGGATATCGGGCGGTCGCGGCGCTCGGCGCGCGGCCGGCGGACGCGGTGAAACTCATTGGCGACAATCTCAAACCGGCCGCGGTTCCCGCAGCCGCCACGGTGAACGCATTGGTGGCTGACCTGGCAGCGGACGACTTCGCGACGCGCGAGGCGGCCCAGAAGGAACTCGCGAAACTTCTCGAAGCGGTCGAGCCCGAACTCCGGGCCGCGGTCAAAAGTGACGCGCCCGAGCGCCGCGCGCGGGCGCGAGAACTCCTCAAAGTCCTCGCACGCGGCGACCACCCGGACCGCCTTCGCGCCCTCCGGGCCGTCGAAGTGCTGGAATACATCGACACGCCGGCCGCGCGGGACGTTCTGAAAGCGCTGGCGGCCGGGGCGGCGGGCGCGTCGCTGACGCGGGATGCGGCAGCCGCGCTCACCCGATTGCACGCCCTCGACCCGAAGCCGTGA
- a CDS encoding carboxylate-amine ligase — translation MKAPSLTLGIEEEYQIIDPATGELKSYITQILEEGKLVLKEQIKAELHQSMVEVGTEVCRTPADARAELVKLRRSITDLAGRHGLVIAAAGTHPFSNWEQQEITPFERYLGVQNDMQDLARQLLIFGTHVHIGIEDPDFLIDAMNVARYFVPHVLCLSTSSPFWTGRNTGLKSYRSIIFRHFPRSGIPPFFSNWSEYSGMVDTMTRTGCIPDGSKIWYDVRPNHRYPTLEFRICDVCTKVEEAVCIAAIFQAIIAKLWKLRRDNMTFRVYPTELIEENKWRAVRYGLDGKLLDLGKQKEVPVRELIHEMIDWFLRDVIDELGTRTEIEYAYKILEGGSSADRQLKTFHHTGTTRAVVDQLVRETQEGVQ, via the coding sequence ATGAAGGCTCCGTCGCTGACGCTCGGCATCGAGGAGGAGTACCAGATCATCGACCCGGCGACCGGGGAGCTGAAGTCGTACATCACGCAGATCCTGGAAGAGGGCAAGCTGGTCCTGAAGGAGCAGATCAAGGCCGAGCTGCACCAGTCGATGGTCGAGGTGGGGACCGAGGTGTGCCGGACGCCGGCCGACGCCCGGGCCGAGCTGGTGAAGCTGCGGCGGAGCATCACCGACCTCGCCGGCCGGCACGGGCTGGTCATCGCCGCGGCCGGGACGCACCCGTTCTCGAACTGGGAGCAGCAGGAGATCACCCCGTTCGAGCGGTACCTGGGCGTGCAGAACGACATGCAGGACCTCGCCCGCCAGCTGCTCATCTTCGGCACGCACGTGCACATCGGGATCGAGGACCCCGACTTCCTCATCGACGCCATGAACGTGGCCCGGTACTTCGTCCCCCACGTCCTGTGCCTCAGCACGTCGTCGCCGTTCTGGACCGGGCGGAACACCGGGCTCAAGTCGTACCGGTCGATCATCTTCCGCCACTTCCCGCGCTCCGGCATCCCGCCGTTCTTCAGCAACTGGAGCGAGTACAGCGGCATGGTGGACACCATGACGCGAACCGGGTGCATCCCGGACGGGTCCAAGATCTGGTACGACGTGCGCCCGAACCACCGCTACCCGACGCTCGAGTTCCGCATCTGCGACGTCTGCACGAAGGTGGAGGAGGCGGTGTGCATCGCCGCCATCTTCCAGGCGATCATCGCGAAGCTGTGGAAGCTCCGCCGCGACAACATGACGTTCCGGGTGTACCCGACCGAACTCATTGAGGAGAACAAGTGGCGGGCGGTGCGGTACGGCCTCGACGGCAAGCTGCTCGACCTGGGCAAGCAAAAGGAGGTCCCGGTCCGCGAGCTGATCCACGAGATGATCGACTGGTTCCTGCGCGACGTGATCGACGAACTCGGCACCCGCACCGAGATCGAGTACGCGTATAAAATCCTCGAGGGCGGCTCCAGCGCCGACCGCCAACTGAAAACGTTCCACCACACCGGCACCACCCGCGCCGTGGTCGATCAGTTGGTCCGGGAGACGCAGGAAGGCGTGCAATAG
- a CDS encoding DUF255 domain-containing protein, producing the protein MSTRMGALVLFAACAAAVGHSPAAGEPQKDKEKDKKEKDKKEKGKPNKLAKSSSPYLLQHAHNPVEWYPWGPEALERAKKENKLIFLSIGYSACHWCHVMERESFSNPEVAKLLNANFVCIKVDREERPDVDDIYMTALHVTGEQGGWPLSMFLTPEGKPIFGATYFPPEDKKVGGDTVPGFKTVLAQVVAFDKDRADLVKQADRIAERTVEALEANGRVAVLVPLKRELVAAARDAFDIDPEHGGTGNKSRSFRGTKFPRPPVWGFLLSQAQKPGNDELKTKVALTLAKMLEGGIYDHIGGGFHRYSTERTWTVPHFEKMLYDNAQLVELYAEAHAADPRPEYKRVVAETLGFIRREMTSPESTFYSALDADSNEKEGEFYVWTAAEIKAVLGNDADATLFKAVYSVTAPNFEGKYHILRLPKALAAVAKEQKLTEADLLTKLEPLKKKLFDARATRERPFLDTKIIAAWNGQMIAGYAKAGQVFNEKAYTSAAASAADFVLTKMRDKDGRLLRIYAAAPGEKPAATGTAFLDDYAYVIHGLLNLYDATRDPKWRDAAKQLTDAAVKWYGDGVRGGFYFTATDSEKLFARAKDSYDGVQPSGNSQMARNLLRLGLATKDEAYRDRGIRTIKAFALALQSSPTSMPTMLRALDELLDAAGAPETSDPKDKPAQKNPKESADVVAPKLALDPAKGGTRAFTLTLTVTEPWHLYANPVGLESLADAQTEVTVYVGGKKVEAKLDYPKGQAATDDGTGKYRVYEKTVKITGTFPAADGEVEVRVKLTACKEGTCLLPSVLKVK; encoded by the coding sequence ATGTCAACACGCATGGGCGCACTCGTCTTGTTCGCGGCCTGTGCCGCTGCCGTGGGCCATTCCCCCGCCGCGGGCGAGCCCCAAAAGGACAAAGAAAAGGACAAGAAAGAAAAGGACAAGAAAGAGAAGGGCAAGCCGAACAAGCTCGCGAAATCGAGCAGCCCGTACCTGCTCCAGCACGCGCACAACCCGGTCGAGTGGTACCCGTGGGGGCCGGAGGCGCTCGAGCGGGCCAAGAAAGAGAACAAGCTGATTTTCCTCTCGATCGGCTACAGCGCGTGCCACTGGTGCCACGTCATGGAGCGCGAGTCGTTCTCCAACCCGGAGGTCGCGAAGCTCCTGAACGCGAACTTCGTGTGCATCAAGGTGGACCGCGAGGAGCGGCCCGACGTGGACGACATCTACATGACCGCCCTGCACGTTACCGGCGAGCAGGGCGGGTGGCCGCTCAGCATGTTCCTCACGCCCGAGGGCAAACCGATCTTCGGGGCGACGTACTTCCCGCCCGAAGACAAGAAGGTCGGGGGCGACACGGTCCCCGGCTTCAAGACGGTCCTCGCCCAGGTCGTGGCGTTCGATAAGGACCGCGCCGACCTCGTGAAACAGGCCGATCGCATCGCGGAGCGCACGGTCGAGGCCCTGGAGGCCAACGGCCGCGTCGCCGTGCTGGTCCCGCTCAAGCGCGAACTCGTCGCCGCGGCACGCGACGCCTTCGACATCGATCCCGAACACGGGGGCACGGGCAACAAGAGCCGCTCGTTCCGCGGGACCAAGTTCCCCCGCCCGCCGGTGTGGGGCTTCCTGCTGTCACAGGCGCAGAAGCCGGGCAATGACGAACTCAAGACGAAGGTGGCGCTCACGCTCGCGAAAATGCTCGAAGGCGGCATTTACGACCACATCGGCGGCGGCTTCCACCGCTACAGCACCGAACGCACCTGGACCGTCCCTCACTTCGAGAAGATGCTCTACGACAACGCCCAGTTGGTGGAACTGTACGCCGAAGCCCACGCCGCCGACCCGCGGCCCGAGTACAAACGGGTGGTGGCCGAAACGCTCGGCTTCATCCGGCGCGAAATGACCTCCCCCGAAAGTACGTTTTACTCGGCCCTCGACGCCGACAGCAACGAGAAGGAAGGCGAGTTCTACGTCTGGACCGCGGCCGAGATCAAGGCGGTACTCGGTAACGACGCGGACGCCACGCTCTTCAAAGCCGTTTACAGCGTCACCGCGCCGAACTTCGAGGGCAAGTACCACATCCTCCGCCTGCCGAAGGCGCTCGCGGCGGTCGCCAAGGAGCAGAAGCTCACCGAGGCGGACCTCCTCACGAAGCTCGAACCCTTGAAGAAAAAGCTGTTCGACGCGCGGGCGACGCGCGAGCGGCCGTTCCTCGACACCAAGATCATCGCCGCCTGGAACGGCCAGATGATCGCCGGGTACGCGAAGGCGGGACAGGTCTTCAACGAGAAGGCGTACACCTCGGCCGCCGCGTCCGCCGCCGATTTCGTCCTCACGAAGATGCGCGACAAGGACGGGCGCCTGCTCCGCATCTACGCGGCCGCGCCGGGCGAGAAGCCGGCCGCAACGGGCACCGCGTTCCTCGACGACTACGCGTACGTCATTCACGGGCTCCTCAACCTCTACGACGCGACCCGCGACCCGAAGTGGCGGGACGCCGCGAAGCAACTCACCGACGCCGCGGTGAAGTGGTACGGCGACGGCGTGCGGGGGGGCTTCTATTTCACCGCCACCGATAGCGAGAAGCTGTTCGCCCGTGCGAAGGACAGTTACGACGGCGTTCAACCCTCGGGCAACTCGCAGATGGCCCGCAACCTGCTCCGCCTGGGGCTGGCGACAAAGGACGAGGCCTACCGCGATCGCGGCATCCGCACCATCAAGGCGTTCGCCCTCGCGCTCCAATCGAGCCCGACGAGTATGCCCACGATGCTGCGGGCACTGGACGAACTGCTCGACGCCGCGGGCGCGCCCGAGACGTCCGATCCCAAGGACAAGCCCGCCCAGAAAAACCCGAAGGAGTCGGCCGATGTCGTCGCCCCGAAGCTCGCACTCGACCCGGCGAAGGGCGGCACGCGGGCGTTCACGCTGACACTCACCGTGACCGAGCCGTGGCACCTGTACGCGAACCCGGTCGGGCTCGAATCGCTCGCCGACGCGCAGACCGAAGTGACCGTGTACGTGGGCGGGAAGAAGGTCGAGGCGAAACTGGATTACCCGAAAGGTCAAGCGGCGACCGATGACGGTACGGGCAAGTACCGGGTGTACGAGAAGACGGTGAAGATTACGGGCACGTTCCCCGCAGCCGACGGGGAAGTTGAGGTGCGGGTGAAGCTAACAGCGTGCAAAGAGGGTACCTGCCTTTTGCCGAGCGTGCTGAAGGTGAAGTGA
- a CDS encoding NAD(+) synthase has product MNTHGFLRVAAACPELRVADCPFNADRTLALMARAEGQGVNLLVFPECGLTGYTCGDLFHLQPLQRAAEAALEKVVTQGEKVFRGVAVVGLPLAIEGQLFNCAAVVHGGKVLGIVPKTYLPNYKEFYDARYFCPADNANFSAAACAGQSVPFGTNLLFDCRTMSGFTFGVEICEDLWMPVPPSSLQAVMGATVFVNLSASNEVIGKAGYRRQLVSSQSARCIGGYVYASCGDGESTTDIVFGGHCLVAENGVVLAESERFGHGQQLLVTDLDLDRLLHDRVQTNTFHDANRVSDLGLAKYRSLSFDLEATPRAPDLLRRVDPHPFVPSDPATRDDRCRDIFQTQVTALGRRLSHVGTPPVSIGVSGGLDSTLALLVLCKTLDALCITRDQVRALTMPGFGTTNHTRANAADLARALNVTLREVDIRAMCLDQMRALGHAPFGIRLEGESVDSLCDKLRRLAPDDLSDLTFENTQARVRTALLMNSGFVIGTGDLSELAVGWCTYNADHMSMYNPNVGIPKTLVKFLVKWAAENEFDGAARRTLLTIANTEFSPELLPTDAAGGITQATEASVGPYELVDFFLYHFLRFGAAPEKILFLAERAPFDKQYTPDELRRWLRVFLRRFFANQFKRSCLPDGPKVGSVSVSPRGDWRMPSDAAARVWLDALEGGE; this is encoded by the coding sequence ATGAACACCCACGGCTTCTTACGCGTCGCGGCGGCCTGTCCGGAACTGCGGGTCGCCGACTGCCCGTTCAACGCCGACCGGACCCTCGCCCTGATGGCCCGCGCCGAGGGGCAGGGCGTGAACCTGCTCGTGTTCCCCGAGTGCGGGCTGACCGGGTACACGTGCGGCGACCTGTTCCACCTCCAGCCGCTCCAGCGGGCCGCCGAGGCGGCGCTGGAGAAGGTAGTGACGCAGGGCGAGAAGGTGTTCCGCGGCGTCGCGGTCGTGGGGCTGCCGCTCGCCATCGAGGGGCAACTGTTCAACTGCGCCGCGGTCGTTCACGGCGGGAAGGTGCTCGGCATCGTGCCGAAGACGTACCTGCCGAACTACAAGGAGTTCTACGACGCCCGGTACTTCTGCCCGGCGGACAACGCGAACTTCTCCGCCGCGGCGTGCGCCGGCCAGAGCGTCCCGTTCGGCACGAACCTGCTGTTCGACTGCCGCACGATGAGCGGGTTCACGTTCGGCGTGGAGATCTGCGAGGACCTGTGGATGCCGGTGCCGCCCAGCTCGCTCCAGGCGGTCATGGGCGCCACCGTGTTCGTCAACCTGTCCGCGAGCAACGAGGTGATCGGCAAAGCGGGGTACCGGCGGCAACTGGTGAGTTCGCAGTCGGCCCGGTGCATCGGCGGGTACGTGTACGCCTCGTGCGGGGACGGCGAATCGACCACGGACATCGTGTTCGGCGGCCACTGTCTCGTGGCCGAGAACGGCGTGGTGCTGGCCGAGTCCGAGCGGTTCGGGCACGGGCAGCAGCTCCTCGTCACCGATCTGGACCTCGACCGCCTGCTGCACGACCGCGTGCAGACGAACACGTTCCACGACGCCAACCGCGTGTCCGACCTCGGGCTGGCGAAGTACCGCTCGCTGTCGTTCGACCTGGAGGCCACGCCCCGGGCGCCGGACCTCCTGCGCCGGGTGGACCCGCACCCGTTTGTCCCGTCGGACCCGGCCACCCGCGACGACCGGTGCCGCGACATCTTCCAGACGCAGGTGACGGCGCTCGGGCGGCGCCTGTCGCACGTGGGCACGCCGCCGGTGTCCATCGGCGTCTCCGGCGGCCTGGACTCCACGCTCGCGCTCCTCGTGCTGTGCAAGACGCTCGACGCGCTGTGCATCACCCGCGACCAGGTGCGGGCGCTCACGATGCCGGGGTTCGGGACCACCAACCACACGCGGGCGAACGCCGCCGACCTGGCCCGCGCCCTGAACGTGACCCTGCGCGAGGTGGACATCCGCGCCATGTGCCTGGACCAGATGCGGGCGCTCGGGCACGCCCCGTTCGGCATCCGCCTGGAGGGCGAGTCGGTGGATTCGCTCTGCGACAAGCTGCGGCGGCTGGCCCCGGACGACCTCAGCGACCTGACGTTCGAGAACACGCAGGCCCGCGTCCGCACGGCGCTGCTGATGAACAGCGGGTTCGTGATCGGCACCGGCGACCTGTCCGAACTGGCGGTCGGCTGGTGCACGTACAACGCCGACCACATGAGCATGTACAACCCGAACGTGGGCATCCCGAAGACGCTCGTGAAGTTCCTGGTGAAGTGGGCGGCGGAGAACGAGTTCGACGGGGCCGCCCGCCGGACGCTGCTGACCATCGCGAACACGGAGTTCTCGCCGGAGCTGCTGCCGACCGACGCCGCCGGCGGCATCACACAGGCGACCGAAGCGTCGGTCGGGCCGTACGAACTGGTCGATTTCTTCCTGTATCACTTTCTGCGGTTCGGCGCGGCGCCCGAAAAGATCCTGTTCCTGGCGGAACGCGCGCCGTTCGACAAACAGTACACGCCGGACGAGCTGCGCCGCTGGCTGCGGGTGTTCCTGCGGCGGTTCTTCGCGAACCAGTTCAAGCGGAGCTGTCTGCCGGACGGCCCGAAGGTGGGCTCGGTGAGCGTGTCCCCGCGCGGCGACTGGCGGATGCCGAGCGACGCCGCGGCGCGGGTGTGGCTCGACGCGCTGGAAGGCGGGGAGTGA